One Sporocytophaga myxococcoides genomic window carries:
- a CDS encoding phosphatase PAP2 family protein, protein MVKVALTTILILINTFNICLAQTSPYRVRAIDVISIPVAGGLSLLGLKELRAKPRLDSAYVVTLSPADVNAFDRGATRRDYNNAGVFSDAALYTSIAIPFLTLLDKNIRHDGLKIVTLYLETMGAMGVIYTWGVSQTRRKRPYVYNAEVEMEKRTGKGALNSFFAGHPAAAAASTFFAAKVLHDYYPDMKNEWIIWTVASIPPALVGYFRYQNGQHFPTDIIAGLPIGVALGILIPEIHKKKKDSNISIIPTYINQTGIVALTYKF, encoded by the coding sequence ATGGTAAAAGTAGCACTAACCACAATCCTTATATTAATTAATACTTTTAATATTTGCCTCGCACAGACCAGCCCTTATAGAGTCAGAGCGATTGATGTTATTTCAATTCCTGTAGCAGGTGGCCTTAGTTTACTTGGATTAAAAGAGCTGAGGGCCAAACCAAGACTGGACAGTGCTTATGTAGTGACTTTAAGTCCGGCCGATGTTAATGCATTTGACAGAGGAGCAACCCGCAGGGATTATAATAATGCAGGAGTCTTTTCAGATGCAGCTTTGTATACTTCTATTGCGATTCCGTTTTTAACTCTACTGGATAAAAACATAAGGCATGACGGATTAAAAATAGTAACACTATATCTGGAAACTATGGGCGCCATGGGTGTAATATATACTTGGGGAGTGAGTCAGACCAGAAGAAAACGACCTTATGTTTATAATGCGGAAGTGGAAATGGAAAAAAGGACGGGGAAAGGCGCTTTAAACTCATTCTTTGCAGGACATCCTGCCGCGGCGGCGGCTTCCACTTTTTTTGCAGCAAAAGTTCTTCATGACTATTACCCTGACATGAAAAATGAGTGGATTATATGGACTGTAGCCTCAATTCCTCCTGCACTTGTAGGATATTTCAGATACCAAAACGGACAGCATTTCCCAACTGATATCATTGCTGGCCTTCCGATCGGTGTTGCCTTAGGAATTTTAATTCCGGAAATTCATAAAAAGAAGAAAGATTCAAATATTTCTATCATACCAACATATATCAATCAAACAGGAATTGTGGCCCTTACTTATAAGTTCTGA
- the hslV gene encoding ATP-dependent protease subunit HslV has translation MEKIKSTTVISVIHKGEVAIGADGQATLGNTIAKSNVKKIRKLFDGKIICGFAGSTADAFTLLERLEEKLNSYGGNLKRGAIELAKDWRTDRYLRKLEAMLIAADKDEILIVSGTGDVIEPDNQIAAIGSGAMYAQSAALALKKHAPHLSAEEIVRESLNIAGDICIYTNHNLIIETIK, from the coding sequence ATGGAAAAAATTAAATCAACAACTGTAATTTCTGTAATTCATAAAGGTGAAGTTGCTATCGGAGCTGATGGACAGGCAACACTGGGCAATACAATTGCTAAAAGTAATGTTAAGAAAATCAGAAAATTATTTGACGGAAAGATCATTTGTGGCTTTGCCGGAAGCACTGCTGACGCTTTTACATTACTTGAGAGATTGGAAGAAAAGCTGAATTCTTATGGAGGGAATTTGAAAAGAGGGGCAATTGAACTTGCAAAAGACTGGAGGACTGACAGATATCTGAGAAAACTCGAAGCAATGCTAATTGCGGCTGATAAAGATGAAATTCTGATTGTTTCCGGAACTGGCGATGTTATTGAGCCTGACAATCAGATCGCTGCAATTGGTTCGGGGGCAATGTATGCGCAATCTGCAGCACTGGCATTAAAAAAGCACGCACCTCACCTTTCTGCAGAAGAGATTGTTAGAGAAAGTCTGAATATAGCAGGGGATATCTGTATTTATACTAATCATAACTTAATAATAGAGACGATTAAATAA
- a CDS encoding YdcF family protein — translation MKKYFFPLGLVYFLALLTSCATRKPERYLNQAMQSEPYDVIIVPGIPYPYENGNWHPVMKIRVYWSEYLYKKGIAKNIIYSGSAVYTPYVESKIMALYGEALGIPKEKIFAETKAEHSTENLYYSYKMAQKMGFKRIALATDPYQDKLLRRFGKKFKLDVAHIPIVFDTLKQINKIDPKIIDSTAQVQNFISITERESFWKRWKGTLGKNINFEEE, via the coding sequence ATGAAAAAATATTTTTTCCCATTAGGCCTTGTTTATTTTTTAGCACTTCTCACTTCTTGTGCAACTCGCAAACCTGAGAGGTACCTTAATCAGGCCATGCAATCAGAGCCATATGATGTCATTATTGTTCCCGGAATCCCTTATCCATATGAAAATGGCAACTGGCATCCTGTAATGAAAATAAGAGTCTACTGGTCTGAATATCTTTATAAAAAAGGTATTGCCAAAAATATTATTTATTCCGGAAGTGCTGTATATACTCCTTATGTTGAAAGTAAGATTATGGCATTATATGGTGAAGCTCTTGGCATTCCTAAAGAGAAAATTTTTGCAGAAACCAAAGCTGAGCATAGCACAGAAAACCTCTATTACTCTTATAAGATGGCCCAGAAAATGGGATTTAAAAGAATTGCACTGGCAACTGATCCTTATCAGGATAAGTTATTAAGAAGGTTTGGTAAAAAATTTAAACTTGATGTAGCCCATATCCCTATTGTATTTGACACATTAAAACAAATCAACAAAATAGATCCTAAGATCATAGACTCTACAGCTCAGGTCCAAAACTTCATCAGCATCACAGAAAGGGAAAGTTTTTGGAAACGTTGGAAAGGAACTTTAGGAAAGAATATCAATTTTGAAGAAGAATAA
- a CDS encoding acyl carrier protein phosphodiesterase — MNFLGHLYLSRSLSDEVIVGNFIADGIRGKELKELSPEVLPGIVLHRSIDEFTDKNAWVKKSKQRLYTEYGKYSPVIVDIFYDHFLAVEWGNYYPEISLKDFAQASYDLLESYPQYLSDHIKFLLTHMRNQNWLYNYSEIKSLERTFEGMSRRATFHSRMETACNALIKDYDLYKEEFNAFFPEIIQFVEEMKIQ; from the coding sequence ATGAATTTTCTGGGGCATTTATATTTGTCAAGGAGTCTTTCTGATGAAGTTATCGTAGGGAATTTTATTGCGGATGGAATAAGGGGAAAGGAATTAAAAGAGCTATCTCCTGAAGTTTTACCAGGTATAGTGCTTCATAGAAGTATTGATGAATTTACAGATAAGAATGCTTGGGTAAAAAAGAGCAAACAGAGGTTATATACTGAGTATGGAAAATATTCTCCTGTTATTGTTGATATTTTCTATGACCATTTTTTGGCAGTAGAATGGGGAAATTATTATCCTGAAATCTCGCTTAAAGACTTCGCTCAGGCCTCTTATGATTTATTGGAAAGCTATCCTCAATATCTTTCGGACCATATTAAGTTTCTCCTGACCCATATGAGAAACCAAAACTGGCTTTACAATTATTCAGAAATAAAATCACTTGAGAGAACTTTTGAGGGAATGTCAAGGCGGGCAACTTTTCATTCCCGAATGGAGACTGCCTGCAATGCTCTTATTAAGGATTATGATTTGTATAAAGAAGAGTTTAACGCTTTTTTTCCAGAGATTATACAGTTTGTGGAAGAGATGAAGATTCAGTGA
- a CDS encoding DUF4421 family protein: protein MSCFRLVALILILLSTQLCFSQEHTSKKTKYDTLYIISYSHLLTTKGTFIIRGNNFNIYDKTSKRSLKYKPNQSLAMGFAGYHKKIGLELAFNLPFINNDNDKYGKTYQRDLHASRYGRKTIIDLNLQTYKGFYIENAKELNPSWNSKLDPYPKRPDISTIALGGSFYYILNSSRFSYRAAFIQDEAQKQRAGSLLLGGYVNYFNLRSDSSIIPIQLESAFSDRAYLIKGKTLTFGAGVGYAYTLVIRKHFFITLSAIPGIALVNFEGQKENMDYFYTKTKIALRSQIRFATGYNRGKFYAGFNLTTDNISMDNSEQSSINYHLGNIRFYAGRRFDLSKIISKF, encoded by the coding sequence ATGTCCTGTTTCAGACTGGTTGCTTTAATATTAATTTTATTGTCAACACAATTATGTTTCTCCCAAGAGCATACTAGCAAAAAAACGAAGTATGACACTCTCTATATTATAAGTTACTCTCATTTACTTACAACAAAAGGAACATTTATAATCAGAGGCAATAACTTTAATATTTACGATAAAACCAGCAAAAGAAGCTTAAAGTATAAACCTAATCAAAGCCTGGCAATGGGATTTGCAGGTTATCACAAAAAAATCGGTCTTGAGCTTGCATTCAATCTCCCTTTCATCAATAATGATAATGATAAGTATGGTAAAACATACCAGAGAGATTTGCACGCCAGCAGATATGGCAGGAAAACGATCATTGACCTGAACCTTCAGACTTATAAAGGTTTTTACATTGAAAATGCCAAAGAACTAAACCCTTCATGGAATTCAAAACTTGATCCTTATCCTAAAAGACCGGATATCTCTACAATAGCTTTAGGAGGTAGTTTTTATTATATTCTTAATTCCAGTCGTTTTTCATACCGTGCAGCATTCATCCAGGATGAAGCTCAAAAGCAAAGAGCTGGATCTCTTTTGTTAGGTGGTTATGTAAACTATTTTAATCTTCGGTCAGATTCAAGCATCATACCCATACAGCTTGAATCAGCTTTTTCCGACAGAGCATATTTGATCAAAGGGAAAACCCTAACATTTGGAGCAGGAGTTGGTTATGCCTATACTTTAGTAATCCGAAAGCATTTCTTCATAACTCTTTCTGCAATTCCAGGTATTGCATTGGTAAATTTTGAAGGTCAAAAAGAAAACATGGATTATTTTTACACCAAAACAAAAATTGCATTAAGATCCCAAATCCGTTTTGCAACAGGATATAATAGAGGTAAGTTCTATGCGGGATTCAATTTAACGACCGATAATATTTCAATGGACAACTCAGAGCAATCGTCAATAAACTACCACCTTGGCAACATCAGATTTTATGCTGGACGCCGCTTTGACTTGAGTAAAATCATAAGTAAATTTTAA
- a CDS encoding ACP phosphodiesterase yields MGFLLNTYLFLSESKDIMVGSFIGSNVKPAKVDNYGSEIRKGILANHLVTKFKRSHSFYLASQKRLSPKFSKYTEDVVDLLYDHLLASTWKERSGYPFLDFVQNLYQDLLEFHSVFPYKMNRLLPFIISNNLFGLLETMNGVHKYIKLMAKRDTLKGNFEYALTDFLESYVEFRKDFTIVLKDLTEFVQTGCKNILEENSQVKTPRIIRTYK; encoded by the coding sequence ATGGGATTTCTTTTAAACACTTATTTATTCCTTTCCGAATCAAAAGATATCATGGTTGGAAGTTTTATTGGCTCAAATGTAAAACCAGCAAAAGTTGATAATTATGGCTCGGAAATCAGGAAAGGTATTCTCGCAAATCATCTTGTTACTAAATTTAAAAGGTCCCATTCTTTTTATCTTGCAAGTCAGAAACGTTTAAGCCCTAAGTTTTCAAAATATACGGAAGATGTTGTGGATCTCTTGTATGATCATCTTTTAGCATCCACATGGAAAGAAAGATCCGGATATCCATTTCTCGACTTTGTTCAAAATCTTTATCAGGATTTACTGGAATTTCATTCCGTATTTCCCTATAAAATGAATAGACTTTTGCCTTTCATAATTTCTAATAATCTGTTTGGTCTCCTTGAAACTATGAATGGCGTTCATAAATACATAAAACTAATGGCCAAAAGAGATACTTTAAAGGGAAATTTCGAATATGCCCTTACAGATTTTCTTGAAAGCTATGTGGAATTCAGAAAAGATTTTACTATTGTTCTAAAGGATTTGACTGAATTTGTCCAAACTGGTTGTAAAAATATTCTTGAGGAAAATTCTCAAGTTAAAACTCCCAGGATTATCAGAACTTATAAGTAA
- the arsC gene encoding arsenate reductase (glutaredoxin) (This arsenate reductase requires both glutathione and glutaredoxin to convert arsenate to arsenite, after which the efflux transporter formed by ArsA and ArsB can extrude the arsenite from the cell, providing resistance.), whose product MIQILHNPRCTKSRQALAILTESGENPEIIEYLKNPLTIEELQDIIAKLKIKPEDLVRKKEPLFVENYKGKSFTDKQWIKILSENPVLIERPILIKGNKAVIGREEVKIRELL is encoded by the coding sequence ATGATTCAAATATTACACAATCCCAGATGTACCAAAAGCAGGCAAGCCTTGGCTATTCTGACAGAATCTGGTGAAAATCCTGAAATAATAGAATATCTGAAAAATCCCCTCACGATAGAGGAGTTACAGGATATCATAGCCAAGCTTAAAATAAAACCTGAGGATTTGGTAAGAAAGAAAGAACCTCTTTTTGTTGAAAATTATAAAGGTAAGTCCTTTACGGATAAGCAATGGATTAAAATTTTATCTGAAAATCCGGTTCTTATTGAACGCCCGATATTAATTAAAGGTAATAAAGCTGTGATTGGAAGGGAAGAAGTAAAAATAAGAGAATTGCTGTAA